From the Diospyros lotus cultivar Yz01 chromosome 13, ASM1463336v1, whole genome shotgun sequence genome, one window contains:
- the LOC127788207 gene encoding uncharacterized protein LOC127788207 encodes MVNTHRTRNPRRGNNVREEEMQDHHEEGTEMPQGNPLPEGNQGGGIRMDQMERVLESMVTLMRGTQPAGQIEKIFDFIGCEVEDKIGCATFMLRDEVDQWWKMMQRTLQGPEGQGTPVTTWVQFKELFNTKYFPLCKKIEKGREFMNLKQTGDMSVAQYEDHFTRLIKYMPIYNLDEEAKAQKFLGGLKWKIQLALSSLGTRTYAEVVLQALTVESNFRQMETLGTEFRGPEDRRLGRKHDLGTRGRKFKTKGYGDGRIILGNNEFPVELTSLDIQDFDIILGMDFLTKYNAKINCQEKTVELQADDGTWEKFRGQDGSGRIKWITALKAVKMLGKGAYGYLACVQEDNKKVELGEVAIVRDFLDVFPEDLPGLPPYREIELAIDVLPGTDPISIPPYRMAPAELRELKSQLQDLLDKASREEHEQHLETVLKTLREHRLYAKFSKCEFWLTQIAFLGHVISEEGIAVDPSKVETIRNWEQPKTVTELMRKGVKFEWNMVCEHSFNELKKRLTSAPVLAMPYGTRGFVVYTDASKTGLGCVLMQNERVVAYGSRQLKNHE; translated from the exons ATGGTAAACACTCACCGAACCAGGAACCCTAGGCGTGGAAACAACGTTCGAGAGGAAGAGATGCAGGACCACCATGAGGAAGGGACAGAGATGCCCCAAGGTAACCCACTGCCAGAAGGGAACCAAGGAGGAGGAATTCGGATGGATCAAATGGAACGGGTCTTGGAAAGTATGGTCACCCTTATGCGAGGAACACAACCAGCTGGTCAG ATCGAAAAGATCTTTGACTTCATTGGCTGTGAGGTGGAGGACAAGATTGGTTGTGCAACATTCATGCTTCGTGATGAAGTTGACCAGTGGTGGAAAATGATGCAGAGAACCCTGCAAGGTCCTGAAGGTCAAGGTACGCCAGTTACTACGTGGGTGCAGTTTAAGGAACTTTTTAATACGAAATACTTTCCTTTGtgtaagaaaattgagaaaggcCGGGAGTTCATGAATCTAAAACAAACTGGGGACATGTCCGTTGCCCAATACGAGGATCACTTCACAAGGCTGATCAAGTATATGCCTATATACAACCTGGACGAGGAAGCCAAAGCGCAGAAGTTCCTTGGAGGACTGAAGTGGAAAATTCAACTAGCCTTAAGCTCCTTGGGGACACGCACCTATGCAGAAGTGGTGCTGCAAGCTTTGACGGTAGAAAGCAACTTTCGACAAATGGAGACTTTGGGAACGGAATTTCGTGGGCCCGAGGACAGAAGGTTAGGAAGAAAGCATGACTTGGGGACTCGAGGGAGGAAGTTCAAGACCAAAG GCTATGGGGATGGACGGATCATATTGGGGAATAATGAGTTTCCAGTCGAACTTACGTCCCTAGATATTCAGGATTTTGACATAATCTTGGGAATGGATTTCTTGACTAAATATAATGCAAAAATTAACTGTCAAGAAAAGACAGTTGAGTTACAAGCAGATGATGGAACTTGGGAGAAGTTTCGAGGGCAAGATGGGAGTGGGAGAATCAAATGGATAACAGCCCTTAAAGCTGTTAAGATGTTAGGGAAAGGAGCATATGGCTACCTAGCTTGTGTACAGGAGGATAACAAAAAAGTTGAGCTTGGGGAAGTGGCCATAGTAAGAGACTTCCTTGATGTGTTTCCTGAAGACTTACCTGGACTACCCCCTTATCGAGAAATTGAGCTTGCCATAGATGTCCTACCAGGGACAGACCCTATATCAATACCTCCTTATAGGATGGCGCCAGCTGAATTAAGAGAATTGAAAAGTCAGCTGCAGGATCTTTTGGACAAGG CTAGCAGGGAGGAACATGAGCAACACCTGGAAACAGTCCTAAAGACGTTGCGGGAGCATCGActatatgccaaattttctaaatgtgagttttggctaacCCAAATAGCTTTTCTGGGCCATGTCATATCAGAGGAAGGAATAGCGGTGGATCCTTCAAAAGTTGAGACAATAAGAAATTGGGAGCAACCTAAGACCGTAACTGAG TTAATGAGAAAAGGAgtcaagtttgaatggaatatgGTGTGCGAGCATAGTTTTAATGAACTCAAAAAGAGACTAACCTCTGCACCTGTTTTAGCCATGCCATATGGGACAAGAGGATTCGTGGTTTATACTGATGCCTCAAAAACTGGCTTGGGGTGTGTACTCATGCAGAACGAAAGGGTGGTGGCATATGGGTCTCGGCAATTGAAAAATCACGAGTAG
- the LOC127788206 gene encoding uncharacterized protein LOC127788206, with protein MEFLKDYDCTIQYHPGKANVVADALSRKRPALIANLMAREWGLVEAFSHLSVGTIPKRTSVYVAGLVVHSHLVEQIRQATLEDTRVKLCVDDRGRVKNPNFSFSNGILRFMDRIYVPRVKELRQTILGEAHRAKYAIHPGATKMYRDLRNLYWWPE; from the coding sequence ATGGAATTCTTGAAGGATTACGATTGTACGATCCAGTACCACCCCGGGAAGGCAAATGTTGTGGCTGATGCATTAAGCAGGAAAAGGCCTGCTCTGATCGCTAATTTGATGGCCCGGGAGTGGGGActggtggaggcttttagccattTGTCAGTGGGCACGATTCCTAAAAGAACGTCCGTCTACGTCGCTGGCCTAGTGGTTCATTCCCATCTGGTGGAACAAATCCGACAAGCTACTCTGGAAGACACGAGGGTGAAGTTGTGCGTAGATGACCGGGGAAGGGTCAAAAACCCTAACTTCAGTTTTTCTAATGGTATATTACGGTTCATGGACCGAATATATGTGCCCAGGGTCAAGGAATTGAGGCAAACCATTCTGGGAGAGGCGCACCGAGCCAAATATGCTATCCACCCTGGTGCTACCAAAATGTACAGGGACTTGAGAAATTTGTACTGGTGGCCGGAATGA